In Paraburkholderia youngii, the genomic stretch CAAAGCGGAAACGGTCGAGCAACGCGCGGGCGCGATCGTCATGCAGGTCCACGCCCTGCACGAGCAGTGTCCACGCGCGCTGTTTGACGGACGGCAGTTCGTCGGGCGCAAACGGGCCGTGCTCCAGCTGCCATTTGTTGCGGAAGTGCGTGATCAGGCGCGCTTCGACGTCGTCCTGATCGGCCAGCTCGAACAATTCGTCGCGCGACAGCGGCGCTTCGACGTCCGGAATCGCCTGACGGATCAGCAATGGCTTTTTCTGCCAATAGCGGCGCATGAATTGCGAGGGGCTCAGATGGCCGAGCAGTGCGGTCGGAATGTCGGGCGAGGGCGGAAGAATGGGCTGCGTGGCCGGCTTTGCAGCAGACGGCGAATTGCTTGCCGAATGTGCATCGGCCGGGAGATGAGTGGGCCGCCTGGGCATCGTATAATGTGAGTTGTATTCTGGAGAATCGAATGAAAATCGCAAAGAACACCGTCGTGTCGGTCGCGTACAAGCTGTCGGATGCGCAAGGCAATCTGATCGAGGAAAGCGAAGAGCCGATGGTCTATCTTCACGGCGGCTATGATGGCACGTTCCCCAAGATCGAGGAAGAGCTCGACGGCCACGAGGCTGGCTTCGAAACCCAGATCCAGCTCGAACCGCAAGACGCGTTCGGCGAATACGATCCCGAGCTTGTGAAGATCGAGCCGCGCGATCGCTTCCCGGAACCTCTTGAAGTCGGCATGCAGTTCGAAGGCACCCCGGAAGATGGCGACGAGGAAATCGATGCGCTGGTCTACGTGGTGACCGACGTCGCCGAAGACAAGGTCGTGCTCGACGGCAACCATCCGCTCGCCGGCATGGCGCTGCGTTTCGCGTTGACCGTCAAGGACGTGCGTCCGGCAACTGAAGACGAAATCCAGCACGAACACGCGCATGGCGCGGACGGCCTCGAAGTCCTCGACGACGACGAAGACGAGGACGAAGAAGATAACTCAAAACCGACCCTGCACTGAGCTTGCGGGCGTGCGAGGTGTCGTCGCGGGGGCAGGCGGCACCGATGCCGGCAACGCCGGCGAGGCTGGCAGTATCGACCCCGGCGGCATCGAGATCGCGGGCCCGTAGTCGCCGCCGCCCTGGTCGGACGGGATGTGCGGCTGCTGGTCCTGCGACTCTCCAGGTGTCTGCAATACGGGCGGCAATTCTGACCCCGGCCCGAACCCTTCCACATTCGGCATCTCTGGTGCAGCCGGCATCGACGCGCCGGATTCGTCACGCGGCGATACGGGTGGCAAGACCGGCGGCGTGGTGGGCAGCGGCATCTGCTTCGGCACGTCGCGCACGCTGACTCTGAACGGCGGCTTCCAGGCGAAGTCCGCTTCTATCTGAATCCATTGGTTGAGACGATCACGCGGCGCGAGCGCAATGCGCGTGAGGTTCGTCACGACCATCCCCTTGTCGTTGCGTAGCGGCTGATCGATGACGAAAGCTCCGGCCTGCCGTTCGTCGTCTGCATGAACGACGACCACGGGTCCGGGGAAAATCTGCGCGAGCTTGACCAGACTGCGCTTGAATTCGAGAAAGCCGTCGCGGCGCGGACTGTGCGCAAAGTGCAGCCAGGCGAACCGTTCGGGTCGCTCATAGCGCTCCGGGTCGAAATCACCCTGAATGAATACGACCATCGCGCGCGTCGCGGCGCTTCGCGTATTCGGCCGCGTGCTCGAGCCAGAATGCATTGGCGATCACGCGATCTTCGAACTCGCCGTTGCGGCCGCCCGCGCTCAGGTAGTGATTGTTCGGACCCGGCGCGTTCAAACCGATGAAGACGACGTCGCCGCCTTTGGTATTCGCTTTTTCGTTGACCACCCAGCGCACGTTTTCGCGAAAAGGACGGAAGCGCGATACCTCGCTCTCGCGCGTCAACGCGAGCGGGTTCTGTCCCATCGAGGTCGGATCGGCGAACAGCGTTTGACGCAACTGGTCGAGCCGTTCGACTGGATCGAAGCCACCGGCTTCCGCCGTGCCGCAATCGGCCCAGTCATGCTGGCCGGGGATAAAGAAGAGGGCAGTGCGCGAGCTGTCGAGCAAGGCCTGACGGCGCTCGAACAACGCGTCGCGACAAACTTCCTTCGGGCCCTTCAGATTGCCGTCGTAGACGATGAAGCGCACGTCGCGCTCGCGGCCGATCGCATCGAGCAACCGTTGTGTGGCGGCTTCGTCGGCGGGGCTGTGCATCGTGCCGGAAATCACCGCGAATCCGAAGCGCGAGGCCTCGGCGTGCGCCGGCGCGCCCCAAGCGCACACCATTGCGAGCACGACGATGCCCCCTGCCGGTGCGAGCACGTGACGCAGCGCCGCGCGAATCCCTCGCGGTCGCGACGGGCGTCTGCGCATGTCAGTGGTCCGCATCCGGCGCGACGGCCAGTTCATGCAGTTCGTACAGCAGATCGAGCGCTTCGCGCGGCCGCAGATCGTTCGGATCAATGCCGCGCAGACGCTCGACGAGCGTCT encodes the following:
- a CDS encoding FKBP-type peptidyl-prolyl cis-trans isomerase gives rise to the protein MKIAKNTVVSVAYKLSDAQGNLIEESEEPMVYLHGGYDGTFPKIEEELDGHEAGFETQIQLEPQDAFGEYDPELVKIEPRDRFPEPLEVGMQFEGTPEDGDEEIDALVYVVTDVAEDKVVLDGNHPLAGMALRFALTVKDVRPATEDEIQHEHAHGADGLEVLDDDEDEDEEDNSKPTLH